A genomic stretch from Aedes albopictus strain Foshan chromosome 2, AalbF5, whole genome shotgun sequence includes:
- the LOC109430924 gene encoding uncharacterized protein LOC109430924 gives MWPGCDKGGTTVKADAACHSQQETLADIEHISTIAGSLGSIGTISQGPDGDPVYETDHTDLNSEYDEVELRKELMKDKWRQLFNAFDPEGFGEIPVDDFIEALKSPEFLANVPPNKRDILYDRALKAKTSKAEAISFQDFVNVVRLNV, from the exons ATGTGGCCTGGCTGTGATAAGGGTGGAACTACTGTCAAGGCCGACGCAGCTTGCCATAGCCAACAGGAAACGTTGGCCGATATCGAGCACATTTCGACAATTGCCGGATCGCTCGGCAGCATTGGAACTATTTCTCAAGGTCCTGACGGAGATCCTGTCTATGAAACCGACCATACTGACCTTAACTCCGAGTACGATGAAGTGGAGTTGCGCAAGGAACTGATGAAAGAC AAATGGCGTCAACTTTTCAATGCG TTCGATCCGGAAGGCTTCGGTGAGATTCCGGTTGATGACTTCATCGAAGCCCTCAAATCGCCGGAGTTTCTGGCCAATGTACCGCCCAACAAGCGGGACATTCTTTACGATCGTGCCTTGAAGGCTAAAACCTCCAAGGCGGAAGCGATCTCGTTCCAGGATTTCGTGAATGTG